Below is a genomic region from Candidatus Obscuribacterales bacterium.
AATTGAAAAGGCTCACCCTGATGTGTTCAACGTGCTTCTGCAAGTTCTCGATGAAGGACATTTGACCGATTCCAAAGGTCGCAAGGTGGACTTCAAGAACACAATCATCATCATGACCTCCAACATAGGCAGCCAGTATATCCTCGACTATCAGGTTAGAGCAGCAGTTGACGGTGATGACCATTACCCGCAAATGAAAGAAAGGGTAATGGAAGCATTGCGCGAACATTTCCGTCCAGAATTCCTCAACCGCATAGATGAAACCGTTGTCTTCCATGCTTTAACAGCCGAGCAACTGAAGAAAATTGTCGATCTGCAATTGCATATTCTCAACAAGCGCATTGCTGATAGAAAAATTGAACTCCAGACAACAGAAACTGCTCGCGACTGGCTGGCTCGCATTGGTTACGACCCTGTGTTTGGGGCCCGTCCGCTTAAGCGCTTGATTCAAAAAGAAATTGAGAATCCGTTGGCGCTCAAGCTTCTGGAAGGTCAGTTTGCCGACGGAGATACAATTGAGGTTGATTCAGACGGCAAAAGTGAAGATCTTATCTTCCGAAAGACCTCTGAGCTTGTCTCGCAAAGCAAACACTAATTAACCCTTTCCGGTCCGGTAAGCAAAGGTTTTGCCGTAGCAGAGGCAATGCCCTTAAGCATGCCATTAAAGATCAGATTGTGTAATGGCAAAACAGAAAACCAATACAGTATTCCCTCCAGCCCGGCAGGCAGGAACTTAGCGATCTGCCTTATCCGGGTCACACCCGGCGTTGCTGTTTCCAGTTCAAATTCCAAGACGGCTTGCCCCGGCAATTTCATCTCGGCAATCAAAACAAGTGATTTATTTTTTTGCACTTGTTTCACACGCCAAAAATCAAGGGCATCGCCGGTTCTCAGATCAACTAAATCACGCCTACCGCGCCTAAGCCCAACCCCGCCGAGCAACTTATCAATCAGTCCACGCAACGCCCAGAGCCAATCAGCATAGTAGTAGCCGGTGACTCCACCCAATTGCACAATCGGCTGCCAGGCTTCCTCCGCTGTGCAACCGACCGTGACAAAACGCTCGTCGACAAGCAAGGTACCGCCGGCCCACTCAGGGTCATCCGGCATGCACCATTCTGAAGGTCTTATTGTTCCGGCATCAGTCCAATGACTTTCGATTTGTTGGTGCTGCAAACGATTGATAGCAAGATCAATAGCCTCTTTAGCGGTCAATAATCTTTGCGGCAAAAGATCGCGAATATCGTTGTTGATACAAATCGTCGGATTTCGTAAACCCTCAGCTAGCGGGCGAGCAATATAAGCCGGCACCGGTGTGACCAGGTGAATCCAATACGAAGAAAGACGCGGCGTGAAAACCGGCACAGAAATAATTATCCTGGGTCTTAGTCCTGCCCGCTCGGCATAAATACACATTAAGTCCTTGTAGGTAAGTATTTCCGGGCCACCAATATCAAAAGTCGCGCCAAAAGTCGCTTCGTTGTCCAGACAGCCAATTAAATAGTGCAGGACATTCCTGATGGAAATTGGTTGAGACCTTGTGTGCACCCAGCGAGGAGTAACCATTATGGGCAAACGATCGACCAGATAGCGCAATATTTCAAATGACGCACTTCCCGAACCAATAATCATAGCCGCTCTAAGGATCGTCACCGGCGTTGCGCCGGAACCAAGTATATGTGCGACTTCGGCCCTTGAGCTAAGGTGTTTGCTTAAGTTGTCGGACTCTTCTCCCAGTCCACCCAGATAAATAATTTGCCTGAGGTGAGACTTCCCACATGCCTCGGCCATGTTAAGAGCAGCAACCCTATCGGCATGAGCGAAATCATGATTTAACGGATTCATCGAATGCACAAGGTAATAGACATGAGTGCAATCAGCAATCGCCTTTTCCACTGCCTCCTTGTCTTTCATATCCAGCTGAACCAATTCCAAATTAGGGTGCATCGCCCATGGACGAGAAAGCAATTTATCCAATGAGCGCGACGTGGCCTTTACAAAGTATCCGGCATTTAAAAGCCTGGGCACCAGCCGGCTGCCCACATAACCGGTTGCGCCGCTCACCAAGACTTTCACTGGCGCCGCTTTCAGCTCAGACATTTAATCAACCTTTCAGCAACCCGCCTAAAACATTTACCGAGCTGCATTCAGCTTCACACTTACTTATTTTAACTGTCACCCTTTAGCAGCTTCTAAACTTTATGCGAAAGATTGCTGATTATTAGCACGGCTAAAGCCTTCATTTGCCTTATTAAGCTAATAATGCAAGACTTAACTTCTATGGCAATTAAGATTGGATCGCTAACTCTCAATAGCAGAGTCTACGTGCCGCCGATGGCCGGCGTCACGGACATTGTCTATCGTTCTGTAGTTAGATTAGTCGACCCCAATTGCCTGATGTCCACCGAAATGGTTTCCAGCCGTGCTCTAATGCACCAGAAGGACACCAGGCTGATGGACCTTGATACGGCAGAGCATCCTATAGGCATTCAGATATTTGGTCATGAGCCGGACGTAATGGCACAAGCTGCAGCGCGCGCACAGGCAAAAGGTGCTGATTTTGTGGACATCAACATGGGCTGCCCTGTCCCCAAAATCACCAAAGGCAAAGACGGTTGCGCGCTCATGAAAGAGCCTGATCTTGCTCGCGATATCATTCGCGAAGTAAGACAAGCAATTAGTATTCCTCTAAGCGTTAAATTCCGTCTTGGCTGGGACGACAACTCGCGTAATGCAGTTGAGTTTGGACGCATGGTTGAAGAAGCAGGCGGCGACGCAGTTACTGTACACGGCAGAACGCGTTCACAATTTTATTCCGGACAAGCCGATTGGCATGCCATAGGTGAAGTCAAAAAGGCGCTATCTGTCCCAGTTTTCGGTAATGGTGACGTATTTGATCCAACTGACGCAGCACGCCTATTGGAAATAACAGGTGCCGATGGAGTAGCTGTTGCACGCGGCAGCCTAGGCAATCCATGGCTCATTCCACGCATCACCAAATTCATTGATACAGGGATTCTCGAAGATACGCCAAATGACATAGATAAGTTGATTACGGCTTACATCCATTGCATTAACCTCATCATGTACAAAGGCGAGAGAGTTGGCACCAACGAGTCACGCAAGCACATGATCAATTACACGAAGGGCATCCACAAGAGTGCGTCATTCCGAAACAGACTTACGCAAATAACAACAGCAGTAGAAGCCCATCAAGTGCTTTCCGAACTTGCTTTTCAGACCGAAGGGAAAGAAGGACTGGAACGGTTTTTACGCGGCACCGAAAATCCAATGTATTTCACATACAGCGAAAATGTAGGACAACGCTATCGTGATGGTGGAAAATCTTTCCACACACCTGTGCAAGCTAATCTTGCAGTTGTTACTTAGTACCGAAAATCAGAATAATTTCGAAGATGGCGAACATGTAGGCAAACGGCACGGCGATAGTCGAAAACATTTCAACGCCCCAGTCGAGATCTGCACCATCTTTCCAATCGCAGTACCAGAGGACGCCATTCCAGAAAGGCAAACGCCACCAGCCCATCAGTCCTGCCATGGCGGCGAA
It encodes:
- a CDS encoding SDR family oxidoreductase, whose translation is MSELKAAPVKVLVSGATGYVGSRLVPRLLNAGYFVKATSRSLDKLLSRPWAMHPNLELVQLDMKDKEAVEKAIADCTHVYYLVHSMNPLNHDFAHADRVAALNMAEACGKSHLRQIIYLGGLGEESDNLSKHLSSRAEVAHILGSGATPVTILRAAMIIGSGSASFEILRYLVDRLPIMVTPRWVHTRSQPISIRNVLHYLIGCLDNEATFGATFDIGGPEILTYKDLMCIYAERAGLRPRIIISVPVFTPRLSSYWIHLVTPVPAYIARPLAEGLRNPTICINNDIRDLLPQRLLTAKEAIDLAINRLQHQQIESHWTDAGTIRPSEWCMPDDPEWAGGTLLVDERFVTVGCTAEEAWQPIVQLGGVTGYYYADWLWALRGLIDKLLGGVGLRRGRRDLVDLRTGDALDFWRVKQVQKNKSLVLIAEMKLPGQAVLEFELETATPGVTRIRQIAKFLPAGLEGILYWFSVLPLHNLIFNGMLKGIASATAKPLLTGPERVN
- the dusB gene encoding tRNA dihydrouridine synthase DusB encodes the protein MAIKIGSLTLNSRVYVPPMAGVTDIVYRSVVRLVDPNCLMSTEMVSSRALMHQKDTRLMDLDTAEHPIGIQIFGHEPDVMAQAAARAQAKGADFVDINMGCPVPKITKGKDGCALMKEPDLARDIIREVRQAISIPLSVKFRLGWDDNSRNAVEFGRMVEEAGGDAVTVHGRTRSQFYSGQADWHAIGEVKKALSVPVFGNGDVFDPTDAARLLEITGADGVAVARGSLGNPWLIPRITKFIDTGILEDTPNDIDKLITAYIHCINLIMYKGERVGTNESRKHMINYTKGIHKSASFRNRLTQITTAVEAHQVLSELAFQTEGKEGLERFLRGTENPMYFTYSENVGQRYRDGGKSFHTPVQANLAVVT